GACTTGTGACATCCGCATGATTTCACCCACCCATTTACTGTTTCTTCCACTTCTCAATGGCTTTGAGAGTTGATACACTCTCTATCTCACACTATCAAGGCCCTTTCTAGAATTATCGTTAACCAAATCGATAACGGTTTTTCTTTAGACCGTAGTATAACTAAAAAGCTGTGCGAAAACGAAAATTTGGGACGGGATAAGACAAAACAGAACGGAGTGGAACTAAAAAGAATTTGTCCGTGACTCGTGGGCCAAGCCCATTAGCAACTATGAGTGATCGTATCAAAACTGATAAACAGGCAActctcaatttttttggttactcCAACTTGTAATAATAACACTTAACActtcaacaaacaaatgattaaaatCACTAAATCTTGTAATTAGTTGACTAACAATTTATACTAATTATTAAAGGTGGGCCTATAATCCGGAAGAACAAGCCAAACTaacttttaaaagttaaactctcgttttgtttataaatttgattaggtttattattttcaaaatcaaaaataaaacgatCGAACAGTGATTTATCTATAACCATATCAAACTGaattaaaaaagatttcatttaatttcatttttttataaaactgaaaaaccTTAAACCGGATTTCTTACTTCTAAAGTTCTactaattgttttaaattgatttttccctccaaaattaaccaaaaatagcAATCGTTATGATCTTCTAGAAAAGATTGACTTTAGATTATTTACTTTTCAGTAAATTAGTATGAACAACATtacatattcaaaaataaattacataaaaacaatttatttggCTAAAGCAAAAGATGAAAGTAAGTTTTCTGGTAATGATTCTTGACTTTTGCGTTAAATGGTCTTCACGAAAGCAGCAAAACGTTCCAATCCTCCACGAATAATCTTCTCCATAAACGGTTTCATTGcctaaattttttgttaaacacaaataaataCATTAACAGGTTTAATTATAAGTCATGATACACAATTTGTCAAAATAGGCTTACAAATGCAACTGGAGCAAAAGCATTTGGAACTTCATATGAAAAACTaatctgaaaaaaaagaagaagatagtggCTAAATGAAACTTAACACAATTTGAACTTTTATCATACAAGTGAAAAGGACAAGATAACTAACTAACCTCTACTAAACACGAGGAAGGGCCTCTTGGGAAAAATCGAACACTGcctctgtttttataaataaagaaaaaatattgaagttGAATTAAACGATCAAGCAATCACTTTCACAGAGAGATTGAAACTATCGTTCTGTTTTCTAAACCAAATTTCTTGAGTTTACCTATTTTCAAAGCCTTCGATAGATCTCCAATGTATCTTTCGATCTGGAATTGGCTGTTAGGAGGATAAAAAGATTCATTGAAATGTTAAAAATCTCtaatcaagaaagaagaatctgattggttgattgatataataaaaattttacCTGTAAATTTTTTGCGAGAAAGTgatattcaatattttgtcCAAAAGACTCGAGTTTTACCAAATAACGCGATAGGTCTGGACTACCCTCCATTGCCTACGAGGAAGCAAATGATTTGTGAGCAACAAACGACTCTGTTTTTTAGagttaaagaacaaaaaaaatacaggaaaatgttatttaatacctgaactttcaaaaaatggtCAAATTAACCGTGAATTCTTGAAATGACCGTTTTATACCTCAACAAATAGTTGATTTCTAATTTAACCTATAAATTATCGTTGATTCGGCCAAATCGACTCACCATTAACACTTCTTAACAGCTCTCCTAATAGCGTAACTAACAATTGTTTTCGTCCTTAAACCAACGACAACGGCTGTTAGGCCATGTTTTGTAATGGTTGTTAGGAGCGCTATTAAGAAGTGTTAACGGTGAGTCGATTTGGCCGAGTCAACGATAAATTATAGGTTAAATTAGAAGTCAACGATAAAGTATAGGTTAAATTAGAAgtcaattttttgttgaggTATAAAACGACAATTTCAAGAGTTTACGGTTAATTTGaccattttttgaaagttcaggtattaaataacatttttcccaaaaaaatacCTCAACAGATGACAAAAATGGCATCCACTTGGGGAACATTTCTCGATCTGCGTATAACTTGTAAGCCACGGAAGCTGGTGCATCCACCACCATCTTTACCCTGCTTAATCCAAACCAAAGAATCTCTCTGAAAAGTATGAAACTTAATGAAAACAAGTATAGTTTTGTTGCCTGGAGGAACTTACGTGACGTCTTGCCATTGCATAACGGGTCTGAAAGGTTTAGGAGAAGAGGAAATTAAGAGACCATTGTTAGAGTTCAGTAGTTTTGCAGAGTTagctgatgaagaagacaacaataataacattcgtggagaagaagaagaagatcgatgaAGCATAGATAAAACAGTTGCAGACTTTGGGATTTTTCTGAAACAAAGTGTCGATCTGGTTGTTGAAACTGTGCCAGAAGCTATTGATGACATCTCTTTTGATcttgagagaaagagatttagAGTTGATCAAAATGAGTGTTCAAAGATTTAAGATGTAACCTTGTTTTTCCAAAGAGACAAGTTAGGAACAGAGACTTTTCAGCACCCATTCTCTTGAATGTGTTAGGACACTCCACGCAAAGTGTGTTGTCGTGTTTAGACAAATAAGTTAACATTGGAAAGAGAAAAGCTCTCTTTGCCGTgactttgtttcttgtttggttttgttttgttcttttttggtttcactcaaatcaaaaacaagaTTTCTGGTTGGTTTAttgagtttctctttttcttggtGACCTAAACCACACAACTTCTGTTATGATAGAAAGAAATATTTGTCACTTTAATCATACAAAAGTTACAATAGAGATCTCCCTAATTATGAGATCTGGTATAGTTTTCAAATCACGTATATACCAAGAGAAAGATGCATACATATATTCCTGCAAAAGCAAAGTGTTGATTTTTCAGATAATGAAATGGTTTAAGTGGAGTTTAGAATAAAAAAGCTAACCTTTTTAAGTAGTTTTGGCCAAGGCTGCAAATCGTTCAAGTCCACCTCTAAGCAAGCTTTCTATAAAAGGCCGTAGTACCTGAATTGGGGAAAGTTAAGGTAATAAGAAAAACAGTCTGTGACATTCAGCTTGACATAGAGACTTTAAGGTAAAAAGATACGCACCGATGCCACAGGGGTTAATAGGGCAGGGACTTCATATGATACGGTTAGCTAAAAGATGAAACaaatttgcaagaaaaaaggaaaagcatTAGAGAACTATTCTAGTAGGATTGTGATCAAATGATGTGTGATAAAATGGAGTGTTCTTTACCTCTACGATGCACGATGAAGGACCTTTAGGAAAGAATCGAACGCTGCCTCTGCATTGGTTAAGTACCAAATGTTAGGCTCAAACAGATAATACATTAGAGTAAGATTGAACCTTTATGATCTCTTGCTTACTTATTAGGAAGACCTTCAAGAGATCTCCAATGGATTTTCTGATTAGGAGTAGGCTGCACAATAAACAACCCAACAAAAAGCCAACAGTTTTACACAATTAGTCTAAGTACCACAGAGGAGCATTGATCTAAAACAGAATGATGGATTCTTGCCTGAAGATTACGAGCAAGCCAAGAATACTTAATGTCTTGACCAAAAGCATTGTATTTGAGTGACCAACGTGATAGATCAGGCTTGTCCTTTAACACCtaacaacagaacacaaaccGAGTTAAAATCTAAAGCAAGAAGCTttcaaagattgaaactttgagAGATAgatcaaaaaatcaaatccacCTGGACAGATGAAATAAAAGGCATCCATTTAGGAAAAGATTCACGATCCAAGTAGAAATTATACGCTACTGATACTGGAACATCGACCTCCAtctttactctgttttctccaAACCAACAAAGATTGAAAACAGAATCATATCAATTTCTACAAATAAAGTGGAATCGAAGCAGAGAAGAGGATAAAGGAGAGATTTTTACGAGCAGTCTTGCCACTCCATGGAAACAGAGAATCGTCGTCTCTTGGGAATGATGAATCTCGATCTGCGACTAACGGAAGAAGAGTAAGAGGAGAAGccatttagggtttttggaaacagaggaatgaGAGAATATGAAAAGGGTTTGCGATCGAAGCAAATCGGTGATTGGATATTTGGGGTTTTACAGGTTTTGGACAAGTGATTGATCGTGTTCATGTTAATTGCTACTACAGACATTGAAGCTTCCTTAGTTTTGTCTTTGGAAGGAAAGATAAGACTAAAAACTTTAGCAACCACAAGAACTCAAATTGCTGAGTGTTACTGATTTGTCCGTATAAAATTAGAAGATAATCatgaatttagggtttgaatAAAGTGATTAatgaaaccaaagcaaaagcGGGGATAGCTCAGTTGGGAGAGCGTCAGACTGAAGATCTGAAGGTCGCGTGTTCGATCCACGCTCACcgcatttttttaatattgtttatgttttattcaAAGCCCATTGGAtctttattctcttttaaatATGTGTCCATTTAGTGTGTTCTACCGAGCGCGTTTGGCCCGTATGAACGAAAGATCTGCCACAACAACTAAATTATGAAATGATAATGCAGTAGACTTTTACGAAGTGACTAAGTTAAGAATAACAGATTTACAGAATATTATTAAGGTTGAtaatatcatcaaattctttgaaacaaataagTGACCAAGAACGTGTCAATGCGCAATTCGAATccttaaaataatatttgtgaaaataaaataaaatttagccaagtttttaatctaatatatGTCAAAACTTTATGATATCACTACAAAACTACAGACCAAAAGGACGAGATGTTCAGTTCGGTTtgacattttggttttaaaaaaaacaagtggtAAATATTTAACACTTCAACTAAGTGTGGccaaaaattcaattattttttcgGTTGTCCGTCGTTGACCGGATTTGAAATCGTTTGGATTTAAGTGAAGATGAGTCACAACAGAGGATGGAGATCAATCCTACGatgattgtttgtttgctgAGAAGACGAGAGCATCCGGTCTAAAACGATCGTTCTGTTTAGACAAAACGAGATaatgaaagatgaagaattattttgttatggtatcgaagaagaagagagaatgataATGGATTTAAATTTctcaaggaagaagagagaatgagtGATGTTTGGAGGTCTTCATTTATAAGCATTCgcttcttcaaaaaaaaaaaggaaactttcgattgtttccttttcttgttagggttgacaaaaaataagaaaatctgACAACGTTCGAGAGATCTGGACCGTTTAGTTTCATCAGGTTGCAACTGTGAGATATCGGACGGTGATAATCAATTCTAAACGGTAAGTTTGTAAGATTATGCGGGACCGGGACGATCTATTTATTATACACCTCTCTGTTACAAACAAATCAGTCATATGTTTGTGGAGAACgaaagaagagatgaagatgatggttCTGAACCAAGCTGTTTAtaaatggagatgatgatgttaaCTGGAACAGAGGCAGCAGTAATTGATGATCTAACAGACATTGACATCAGGCAACCAATCCTAGTCTGCGTGTGGGAGATAGAAGCGGCCTGGTTATGAGAATGTTGGAGCAATCAATTGCTTTGGTTAGGGCCAGAGCAATCATGTCATTCATCCTCAATCTTGATTCTGACCACTACATAATCTACAACTCCATGGCTCTGAGGGAAGGTGGTAGTGATGGAATCTTAATGGGCTATTTTTAACTGATTAGAAAATGGTTCTTTTTAATGTATTGGGCCACTTGGCTGAAATGGGCCTTATTGGCTatgtatcattttatttctgaGACAGACTTTTTGAAAGATAATCCTTTATGGAAAAATTGACTTTTAGAAACACAAGTttatttacttacaaaaatatcCGACAACAATAGTCAATGAGGATGAGCAATTGCGCATGGGTTTTGCACACCATcgaattttctttataaacttaacaaagaaaactcttttttctcaATCACTAATCAGCTTTACTTTTCATTAGAAAtcacaaaaagtaaataaataaaaaatttacttaCTGCGTAACTTATGAAGATATATTATGAGCGAGTTAGAAATACACTACCCACCTCGCCACCCAGTCACCCACTACCAAAAGAGGAGTGGCTACAAACACCTTCTAAGATGTTTgcactttttgtttcttttgtttttgaaggatcttatattgtttgtttcattaacAGCTTTTATATATCTGTTTcatgtaaaagtaaaacaataaaGTATTGATGACAAATGGTAACTCTagtcatatataaaattatgaagaattacacacacacacacaaataataaaatgaagaatatTAAGGatgtttagagattttaatccattttaaagaataaagtTAAGATACGGTAGATCAAATGATGTATGTCAAAATCCTTCACCAAACCCCCCAAAGCTCTATATCATTCATTAATCAGCcgttaaacaaaataatccaACGGTCACCATTAAGTCTCACCAATAcccacaattttttttgtttggtcatCACCAACAACCACAATTAAAAGTCTAAAATCTTCACCTACCACAAACCTCTTGCAGAGCATGAAAGTGTGTATTTTCATGTGTGCGAGTGAGTAATGAGTAATGCctttgtagtaattaaactATTctattctttgtttcttagtTGCATTGAAAACGTTTTCCTTATCTCACTTGTATCAAACCAAACGAAACTAAAAAAGACTAttgtttgatataatttttgatgTGTAACCCGGTCCAACAATTTCATATggtatttatttgaatttttatagtCCTTTTTTCCTAAATTACAGTCTTACAGAcacaattattttctttgaaatgaaaaatccGATTGGTTCACGTTATATAACAAGTCGGACCAATCGGTCCCCAATAGtcagaaaattttgaaaataatgccaaaaaatagtaaatattgGTAGGCCAACTCCAAAgccaaatacatatatatttctttacaAGTCCAAAGTAGGGTGGtttaaccaaataaaccgGTGACCAGTCATTAGTGAACCGTAAAAGGCCTATAAATAACCAACGTGTTCTGACTCACTTTCTCGTCTCAAACCGTTCCTTCTCTTTTAACACTTGTTCTTTTAAGGCAAAAAGGCTCGAGCCACAGAGATCtgagtttctcttcttcgagATCTGATCGCCGAATCTCATAATCTCCCATCGAAGCAGGTATTGTTCTTCGTATTCGCTTCTCGTTTCTCTCTCGATGtattgttcatttttgttttccagtTGATTTTCAAGTCTGACGTGCGTATTTTTTCCGATTTGACGATGGAAGTAGATTTAAGGGACTATTGACTGTATCTATGGTTTTTAATTAGATTTCAGCTACTCTTTAACCATTTTGTTATTGGATCAGCAGCGATTTCGTTATAGATTCTCAAAAATATTCTCAGATGTGTGGGATTTGAGTAGAGTTTATGTTGCGTTGGCATGATTTGAATAGTATGCAagatttttgagattttgaattCGTTcatgtgtgtatgtgtgaTTGTAGCTTGATATGATTTAACCTGTTAGTTAAATGTGCATAGACAATAAGTAACATACGAAGCGAGTCACTAAGCATAAGAGTCAACTTGTTTTGCTGAAAAGATATCACTTATGATTTTCGAATCATTTTAGCTTTTTTGTCACTTGAGCTTAATGATTCTTCTGAAATTCgattctttgtttggtttatgtcACATTCTTTAGAATTGAGAATCTAAGAAAAGCTTACAGGATATGGTGAAACTATTCTTTTAAGATAGCATGATGCTTCTTTTATGATTCTACAGTGGCtaagtcattttttttttgttctattctTTGTAGCAGAATGGAGACTTTTCTATTCACATCTGAGTCTGTAAACGAGGGACACCCAGACAAGCTCTGTGACCAGATCTCTGATGCAGTCCTCGATGCCTGCCTTGAACAAGACCCTGACAGCAAAGTTGCTTGTGAGACATGCACCAAGACCAACATGGTCATGGTCTTTGGTGAGATCACTACCAAGGCTACTGTTGACTACGAGAAGATTGTCCGTGACACCTGTCGCGCCATTGGATTTGTCTCTGATGATGTTGGTCTTGATGCTGACAAATGCAAAGTCCTAGTCAACATTGAGCAACAGAGCCCAGACATTGCTCAAGGAGTTCACGGTCACTTCACCAAATGTCCTGAAGAAATTGGAGCCGGTGACCAAGGGCACATGTTTGGTTATGCCACTGATGAAACCCCTGAGTTAATGCCCCTGAGCCATGTTCTTGCCACCAAGCTCGGTGCTCGCCTAACAGAAGTCAGAAAGAATGGTACTTGCGCCTGGCTAAGACCTGACGGCAAAACCCAAGTCACTGTTGAGTACTACAATGACAAGGGTGCCATGGTCCCAATCCGTGTCCACACAGTCCTCATCTCCACCCAACACGATGAAACTGTGACCAACGACGAAATTGCCCGTGACCTTAAGGAGCATGTCATCAAGCCAGTCATCCCAGAGAAGTACCTAGACGAGAAAACCATCTTCCACTTGAACCCTTCAGGCCGATTCGTCATCGGTGGACCCCATGGAGACGCTGGTCTCACCGGGCGTAAGATCATCATCGACACTTACGGTGGATGGGGAGCTCACGGAGGCGGTGCATTCTCAGGTAAAGACCCAACCAAGGTCGACAGAAGCGGAGCCTACATTGTGAGACAAGCAGCTAAGAGCGTTGTGGCTAACGGGATGGCTCGTAGGGCTCTTGTTCAGGTCTCATACGCCATTGGAGTCCCTGAGCCATTGTCTGTCTTTGTGGACACTTATGAGACTGGATTGATTCCAGACAAGGAGATACTAAAGATTGTGAAGGAGAGCTTCGACTTCAGACCAGGAATGATGACAATTAACCTTGACCTAAAGAGAGGAGGAAACGGAAGGTTCTTGAAAACTGCGGCTTACGGACACTTTGGAAGAGACGACCCTGACTTCACCTGGGAAGTCGTCAAGCCACTCAAGTGGGACAAACCTCAAGCTTAAATTTTACCTACTCTGTTTCTGTCTTCATTCCACAAACCAATTATCTGctcacttttttatttctctgtttttgtggttTATTGTGTTTATGTATCATTGTACTTGAGCTATTtcaattgggtgtttgtttttATGGCGACTTTTACACGGCTTGGAGTAAGTTTCATGTTGttcttatataattataaccatgaaaaattaatataaactaaaGTGTCATGAAATAGTTAAACCTACTGCCAAAAGATGTacacatatacaaaaaaaacatttggaCTGCAGTAACAGagtattttcttccttttcaagTCCCAAGGTCAAAACAGAGTAgcatcgtcatcatcatttttGTGATTCTTCTATACATTTTatactaaaattcaaaaagaaaaactaaccaTGTGCATCTCTGCAATTTCATATCTAGTACCAGACAAGAGTTAGGGCAATGTGATC
This sequence is a window from Arabidopsis thaliana chromosome 1 sequence. Protein-coding genes within it:
- a CDS encoding Polyketide cyclase/dehydrase and lipid transport superfamily protein (Polyketide cyclase/dehydrase and lipid transport superfamily protein; FUNCTIONS IN: molecular_function unknown; INVOLVED IN: biological_process unknown; LOCATED IN: chloroplast; EXPRESSED IN: 10 plant structures; EXPRESSED DURING: 4 anthesis, C globular stage, petal differentiation and expansion stage; CONTAINS InterPro DOMAIN/s: Streptomyces cyclase/dehydrase (InterPro:IPR005031); BEST Arabidopsis thaliana protein match is: Polyketide cyclase/dehydrase and lipid transport superfamily protein (TAIR:AT1G02475.1); Has 390 Blast hits to 390 proteins in 132 species: Archae - 0; Bacteria - 247; Metazoa - 0; Fungi - 0; Plants - 54; Viruses - 0; Other Eukaryotes - 89 (source: NCBI BLink).), translating into MSSIASGTVSTTRSTLCFRKIPKSATVLSMLHRSSSSSPRMLLLLSSSSANSAKLLNSNNGLLISSSPKPFRPVMQWQDVTVKMVVDAPASVAYKLYADREMFPKWMPFLSSVEAMEGSPDLSRYLVKLESFGQNIEYHFLAKNLQPIPDRKIHWRSIEGFENRGSVRFFPRGPSSCLVEISFSYEVPNAFAPVAFVSLF
- the SAM1 gene encoding S-adenosylmethionine synthetase 1 (S-adenosylmethionine synthetase 1 (SAM1); FUNCTIONS IN: methionine adenosyltransferase activity; INVOLVED IN: response to cadmium ion, response to salt stress, ethylene biosynthetic process, S-adenosylmethionine biosynthetic process; LOCATED IN: cell wall, plasma membrane, membrane; EXPRESSED IN: 30 plant structures; EXPRESSED DURING: 17 growth stages; CONTAINS InterPro DOMAIN/s: S-adenosylmethionine synthetase (InterPro:IPR002133), S-adenosylmethionine synthetase superfamily (InterPro:IPR022636), S-adenosylmethionine synthetase, N-terminal (InterPro:IPR022628), S-adenosylmethionine synthetase, C-terminal (InterPro:IPR022630), S-adenosylmethionine synthetase, conserved site (InterPro:IPR022631), S-adenosylmethionine synthetase, central domain (InterPro:IPR022629); BEST Arabidopsis thaliana protein match is: S-adenosylmethionine synthetase 2 (TAIR:AT4G01850.2); Has 10905 Blast hits to 10897 proteins in 2898 species: Archae - 12; Bacteria - 5497; Metazoa - 373; Fungi - 167; Plants - 706; Viruses - 1; Other Eukaryotes - 4149 (source: NCBI BLink).), producing the protein METFLFTSESVNEGHPDKLCDQISDAVLDACLEQDPDSKVACETCTKTNMVMVFGEITTKATVDYEKIVRDTCRAIGFVSDDVGLDADKCKVLVNIEQQSPDIAQGVHGHFTKCPEEIGAGDQGHMFGYATDETPELMPLSHVLATKLGARLTEVRKNGTCAWLRPDGKTQVTVEYYNDKGAMVPIRVHTVLISTQHDETVTNDEIARDLKEHVIKPVIPEKYLDEKTIFHLNPSGRFVIGGPHGDAGLTGRKIIIDTYGGWGAHGGGAFSGKDPTKVDRSGAYIVRQAAKSVVANGMARRALVQVSYAIGVPEPLSVFVDTYETGLIPDKEILKIVKESFDFRPGMMTINLDLKRGGNGRFLKTAAYGHFGRDDPDFTWEVVKPLKWDKPQA
- a CDS encoding uncharacterized protein (unknown protein; Has 0 Blast hits to 0 proteins in 0 species (source: NCBI BLink).), whose amino-acid sequence is MEMMMLTGTEAAVIDDLTDIDIRQPILVCVWEIEAAWL
- a CDS encoding Polyketide cyclase/dehydrase and lipid transport superfamily protein (Polyketide cyclase/dehydrase and lipid transport superfamily protein; FUNCTIONS IN: molecular_function unknown; INVOLVED IN: biological_process unknown; LOCATED IN: chloroplast; EXPRESSED IN: 10 plant structures; EXPRESSED DURING: 4 anthesis, C globular stage, petal differentiation and expansion stage; CONTAINS InterPro DOMAIN/s: Streptomyces cyclase/dehydrase (InterPro:IPR005031); BEST Arabidopsis thaliana protein match is: Polyketide cyclase/dehydrase and lipid transport superfamily protein (TAIR:AT1G02475.1); Has 391 Blast hits to 391 proteins in 131 species: Archae - 0; Bacteria - 247; Metazoa - 0; Fungi - 0; Plants - 54; Viruses - 0; Other Eukaryotes - 90 (source: NCBI BLink).), translated to MSSIASGTVSTTRSTLCFRKIPKSATVLSMLHRSSSSSPRMLLLLSSSSANSAKLLNSNNGLLISSSPKPFRPVMQWQDVTVKMVVDAPASVAYKLYADREMFPKWMPFLSSVEAMEGSPDLSRYLVKLESFGQNIEYHFLAKNLQPIPDRKIHWRSIEGFENRGSVRFFPRGPSSCLVEISFSYEVPNAFAPVAFAMKPFMEKIIRGGLERFAAFVKTI
- a CDS encoding Polyketide cyclase/dehydrase and lipid transport superfamily protein (Polyketide cyclase/dehydrase and lipid transport superfamily protein; FUNCTIONS IN: molecular_function unknown; INVOLVED IN: biological_process unknown; LOCATED IN: chloroplast; EXPRESSED IN: 22 plant structures; EXPRESSED DURING: 13 growth stages; CONTAINS InterPro DOMAIN/s: Streptomyces cyclase/dehydrase (InterPro:IPR005031); BEST Arabidopsis thaliana protein match is: Polyketide cyclase / dehydrase and lipid transport protein (TAIR:AT4G01883.1); Has 515 Blast hits to 515 proteins in 169 species: Archae - 0; Bacteria - 342; Metazoa - 0; Fungi - 0; Plants - 56; Viruses - 0; Other Eukaryotes - 117 (source: NCBI BLink).), producing MSVVAINMNTINHLSKTCKTPNIQSPICFDRKPFSYSLIPLFPKTLNGFSSYSSSVSRRSRFIIPKRRRFSVSMEWQDCSVKMEVDVPVSVAYNFYLDRESFPKWMPFISSVQVLKDKPDLSRWSLKYNAFGQDIKYSWLARNLQPTPNQKIHWRSLEGLPNKGSVRFFPKGPSSCIVELTVSYEVPALLTPVASVLRPFIESLLRGGLERFAALAKTT